In Panthera leo isolate Ple1 chromosome F3, P.leo_Ple1_pat1.1, whole genome shotgun sequence, one genomic interval encodes:
- the MPZ gene encoding myelin protein P0, translated as MAPGAPSSSPSPILAALLFSSLVLPLAQAIVVYTDKEVHGAVGSRVTLHCSFWSSEWISDDISFTWRYQPEGGRDAISIFHYAKGQPYIDEVGTFKERIQWVGDPHWKDGSIVIHNLDYSDNGTFTCDVKNPPDIVGKTSQVTLYVFEKVPTRYGVVLGAVIGGVLGVVLLLLLLFYLTRYCWLRRQAALQRRLSAMEKGKLHKAAKDSKRGRQTPALYAMLDHSRSTKAASEKKAKGLGESRKDKK; from the exons ATGGCTCCTGGGGCTCCCTCGTCCAGCCCCAGTCCTATCCTGGCTGCGCTGCTCTTCTCCTCTTTGG TGCTCCCCCTGGCCCAGGCCATTGTGGTTTACACTGACAAGGAGGTCCATGGCGCCGTGGGCTCCCGGGTGACCCTGCATTGCTCGTTCTGGTCCAGCGAGTGGATCTCAGATGACATCTCCTTCACCTGGCGCTACCAGCCCGAAGGGGGCCGTGATGCTATCTCG ATCTTCCACTATGCCAAGGGACAACCCTACATTGACGAGGTGGGGACCTTCAAAGAGCGCATCCAGTGGGTAGGGGACCCTCACTGGAAGGATGGCTCTATTGTCATACACAACCTGGACTACAGTGACAACGGCACTTTCACCTGTGACGTCAAAAACCCACCAGACATAGTGGGCAAGACTTCTCAGGTCACACTCTATGTCTTTGAAAAAG TGCCTACGAGGTACGGGGTGGTGCTGGGAGCCGTGATCGGCGGTGTCTTGGGGGTggtgctgttgctgctgctgcttttctaTCTGACCCGATACTGCTGGCTACGCAGACAGGCGGCCCTGCAGAGGAGGCTCAG CGCCATGGAGAAGGGGAAATTGCACAAGGCTGCGAAGGACTCGAAGCGCGGCCGGCAG ACGCCAGCGCTGTATGCCATGCTGGACCACAGCAGAAGCACCAAAGCTGCCAGTGAAAAGAAGGCCAAGGGGCTGGGGGAGTCTCGCAAGGATAAGAAATAG